From Podospora bellae-mahoneyi strain CBS 112042 chromosome 3, whole genome shotgun sequence, the proteins below share one genomic window:
- a CDS encoding hypothetical protein (COG:K; EggNog:ENOG503NXS4) has translation MDRYCHGDGRSFEPPPSLPLHSYNRHSLPPPHWHDHHREFKFERTHYYDNRPRDTRPTQDPAHPTNFCRDRTRYTGQYHPDRRSRSPRDRSPYGGERDRGPPQQYPDSDRRRPIDARGNPSSFPNREGFRNEPPRGPKALLDAPNGPRGGFAGDYRGRGRGGGGRGRPTWGRDDRPDVGREDPRDRPHFRDERSRERDYPRDREWAPRDREHSFRGRRTPPPRGRSPLRRDFDVGLNVDAERARRGSRDGPLSAGSSNSDPPFGGPFRGSYRGRGGGRGGGRGGGDWDRGGRGRGFHGDDRPDHRFPRSHSQDGRYGREPDVRDHREPRYQEFTRDIRDDRPMGRDREHDLLRPKPIDRVSNDPPSAKDVSPPPLAPSAPAFGTVPSRPPATTDIQSMTGKPPPTGPRALAVEERPPSAGQGVSNDRAPPTGPSKIHGEASPTIPSGPRAHRDAKQPQRSSKQWINTGAFNAKKTQESPKSARSMSVVSQHPRPFGGFRPESSHTDFHSEYNKRPRSPDAKSDSHTERYGGFRGTGVNDIAIAYQRGSHSARASLDREMRLSLDDGDLKVGAAEPVVERAQTERQPDRVQEPTPSPVTLGAVEPSKDKIEEAKQSTVPPPESRPLDFDVPSSGVRLQEKHLPASAEETEESDEDDEDLNDYFSQQVSKAEAELKKLHEMVDGSTIQIIARYTTVENNAMVRVVVSPVTVQNKVKPIPDGFTFPPIKPQQVDPVEPEAALPQPQVQDEEMPDAMPEAPASPTIEKADEVAEQQLPEPQPKVEDMDVEGSALPSVPAVQDANLHDEDVSMEDVSEVHETVEPPHPPASVNGEPGRNGIHAPFMQAARTPSHMDDDSEDRTEDDGSIYDTVEHAREFSATPPTEDLPIYNVKPWEQSRRAFRTEESSPNFGNFVLANIQRETATAETAQDVSRRQYAQDYESYLKFTQSDDPVAIKSRAHFTNEVSVKETKGPQSENKPEGRGTRARFATEYDLKKALEQSQREFAERQEREDRSQKEKYRTDKEAVIPDMLWTTAEKEQASFYDTAGKLPLEKLVATWDVVPWHVNFTEEEAEKFEKAYLEFPKQWGKIAKELPNRDTGTCIQYYYAMKRELGLKEKLKKQPKKRKKGGRAKQRSSALVSELGNGEHETEDATQETGENGERRRPPRRAAAPNFGGNEATPNADSDGATPAATPARRRGGTAIEGAKNDSGAEKTEGKRARGRKQVKDKAGQDAKGIKPAPSTQTPVPLPPPVPSNKGGRSRANSKAQGPEWASPQTPVDIAARPPGHFEAPPGGMQPPLAPVQQPPLSSPERAMGPMQSTMSEVMAAPSLRPEPPLSQTSVPTFDIPQPAGPDRTRTPQQASSYWSVSESNDFPGLLRAFGTDWNAIAAHMQTKTATMVKNFYMRQTKEGGRRETNVDWEHIATEADAKLRRGEKRPAPPTPTQGPRKRYDVPTGHRPLAAAEPEEHTPTKIEPMPANNHFTRFQIPIAQAAPVSHPMAQTTQPVMSAPLTSSAAVQQQAPPTGPVVTQAMSPHLHPLRPPAPPFPFQQQQQQQQQQQQQEREPEPTPPPVLSQHPHPHPHPHPQQPQPQQQQPSQMPRQTPQAVPISQKAPVSAAPIVPVSDAVPPPAGWPSSSTFSLLGQPKDSRDGRHAAERERQPMGLGQREPPRQAERAPPLRMKQDPDQPPHTPEAYPAYQPPRTAPPRSEPIPLARQPEPPHRVTPAAAMYGPSTQGQPMRGLLNDPVPTQQAPSVGSGMERPLSTAQRPAAVSMQEHFAPIPASAPPVPPPQPAPAAPRPPEPRKTSNLNFLLNDDPPPAPKRIADVSSMGVKPSSTPPPQPMAARQPPPPTSAPAPPRREEAGYPYARNPPPSHQGPPPSAIPPLKPSYPAQSPRSGHSRAPSANIVPSMDPALEPSRAEYYPRHYAQHQPSATNSPQSHTAHHYGQTPAQHPQLSQQMPQHQHAQQQPPQPPQPQQHSQQAQMAYPPQGYQGYPVSQAHAPSPTPQYAPHPGMAVRREPQPQTGRESWSQPPQVSSSQQQQMIQQEQQERERQRQQMLQQQQHAHGHQIPQQPPQQHQPPSNWPPSQQGTPQKPSQPVPAHTAWGVQHGVQAKPPVTSSVPSQQQHAWAPTGSHQQQPQPFNLRESRGPPVYPHETQSPTAGIVHHQHQGSIGSGRYAQPQQDARREPGPPTQPFPRYATPGPGQTRDPGARSYTPVNSFDPRGPPPPQAYGQPDMRDAHMREAQFGRDPREMGRDPREMARDPREMGRDPREMGRDPREMGRDPRDIAREQAQAQAQAQHHAQVQAQGPPRGPVQGQGTTQAQAQLQAQQRILRPQEGYDRPPRREGY, from the exons CGAGACTACCCGAGGGATCGAGAATGGGCTCCGCGTGACCGAGAACACAGCTTTCGCGGCCGAAGAACACCCCCCCCAAGGGGTCGATCTCCCTTAAGACGTGACTTTGACGTGGGTTTGAATGTGGACGCAGAGAGGGCCAGACGAGGGTCCAGAGATGGTCCGTTATCTGCTGGGTCATCAAACTCGGACCCGCCTTTTGGAGGACCCTTCCGAGGTTCATATcgtggaaggggtgggggcagaggaggaggacgtggGGGCGGTGATTGGGATCgtggtggaagaggcagGGGATTCCACGGCGATGACCGTCCTGACCATCGCTTCCCCCGCAGCCATTCCCAGGACGGTCGATATGGACGGGAACCAGATGTTCGAGATCACCGAGAGCCTAGGTACCAGGAGTTCACTAGGGACATTCGAGATGATCGCCCGATGGGAAGAGACAGGGAGCACGATCTCCTTCGACCGAAACCGATCGACCGCGTATCCAATGACCCGCCTTCAGCAAAGGACgtttcgcctcctccccttgcGCCTTCAGCCCCCGCCTTTGGCACAGTCCCGAGCCGCCCACCCGCCACGACGGACATTCAGTCAATGACAGGGAAACCACCTCCAACTGGACCTAGAGCGTTAGCGGTGGAGGAGCGGCCACCCTCTGCAGGTCAAGGCGTGAGCAATGATAGAGCCCCTCCTACCGGCCCCTCAAAAATCCACGGGGAAGCTAGTCCCACCATTCCATCTGGACCCCGGGCCCACCGAGATGCCAAGCAGCCCCAAAGGTCTAGCAAACAGTGGATCAATACTGGTGCGTTCAATGCCAAGAAGACGCAGGAATCCCCCAAATCCGCAAGGTCCATGAGCGTGGTCTCGCAGCACCCAAGACCCTTTGGTGGCTTCCGCCCAGAATCCTCCCATACGGACTTCCACAGCGAATACAACAAGCGGCCCCGTAGTCCGGATGCCAAGTCAGATTCACACACAGAGCGATATGGGGGTTTCCGTGGCACCGGTGTCAACGACATCGCCATTGCCTACCAGAGAGGATCTCACTCGGCCAGGGCGTCATTGGACCGTGAAATGAGGCTGAGtctggatgatggtgacTTGAAAGTGGGCGCAGCCGAGCCTGTCGTTGAGCGAGCTCAAACAGAACGGCAACCGGACCGTGTCCAGGAACCAACTCCCAGCCCGGTGACGTTGGGAGCTGTTGAGCCCTCCAAGGACAAAATAGAAGAGGCGAAACAGTCGACAGTCCCACCGCCAGAGTCACGCCCTCTCGACTTTGACGTCCCTTCATCGGGAGTCAGGCTACAAGAGAAGCACCTGCCCGCGTCGGCGGAAGAGACTGAGGAatcggacgaggatgacgaagatCTTAACGATTATTTTTCGCAACAGGTAtccaaggccgaggccgagctcaagaagctgCACGAGATGGTGGACGGTTCGACCATTCAAATCATTGCGCGGTATACAACTGTGGAAAATAATGCCATGGTCAGGGTGGTTGTCAGCCCAGTTACCGTCCAGAACAAGGTGAAGCCCATTCCCGATGGTTTCACGTTTCCCCCGATAAAACCGCAGCAGGTTGATCCAGTTGAGCCCGAGGCAGCCTTGCCGCAGCCTCAAGTGCAAGATGAGGAGATGCCAGACGCCATGCCTGAGGCGCCGGCGAGCCCTACCATCGAAAAGGCGGACGAAGTGGCCGAGCAGCAGCTTCCGGAACCACAACCCAAGGTGGAGGACATGGATGTTGAGGGCTCAGCCCTTCCGTCAGTGCCAGCTGTGCAGGACGCTAACCTACATGACGAGGACGTCAGTATGGAGGATGTTTCTGAAGTGCACGAGACGGTGGAGcctccgcatcctccagCGTCTGTGAATGGGGAGCCCGGCAGAAATGGCATTCATGCCCCGTTCATGCAAGCTGCCCGCACCCCCTCGCACATGGATGACGACAGCGAGGACAGGACAGAGGACGACGGGAGCATCTACGATACTGTCGAGCATGCTCGCGAGTTTTCCGCCACACCGCCAACCGAAGACCTGCCCATCTACAACGTCAAACCCTGGGAGCAGAGCAGACGAGCATTCCGAACTGAGGAGAGCTCCCCCAACTTTGGAAACTTTGTGCTTGCCAACATCCAACGAGAAACTGCCACCGCCGAGACGGCGCAAGACGTGTCCCGGCGGCAGTATGCTCAAGATTACGAGTCTTACTTGAAGTTTACCCAGTCGGATGACCCGGTTGCCATCAAGAGCAGAGCACACTTTACGAATGAAGTTTCGGTCAAGGAGACCAAGGGGCCACAATCGGAAAACAAACCAGAAGGCAGAGGGACGCGAGCGCGTTTTGCTACGGAATATGATCTGAAGAAAGCCCTGGAGCAGTCGCAGCGGGAGTTTGCCGAGAGGCAGGAGCGGGAAGACCGAAGCCAGAAGGAAAAGTACCGCACGGACAAGGAGGCGGTGATCCCTGACATGCTGTGGACCACGGCAGAAAAGGAGCAGGCCTCATTTTATGATACTGCCGGCAAGCTTCCCTTGGAGAAACTGGTGGCCACTTGGGACGTCGTTCCCTGGCATGTCAACttcaccgaggaggaggccgaaaAGTTTGAGAAGGCCTACCTGGAGTTCCCCAAGCAGTGGGGCAAGATTGCAAAGGAGCTGCCCAACCGCGACACCGGCACTTGTATCCAGTATTACTATGCCATGAAACGGGAGCTGGggctcaaggagaagctcaagaaaCAGCCAAAGAAGCGCAAGAAGGGTGGACGTGCTAAGCAGCGCTCCAGTGCTTTGGTGTCGGAGTTGGGCAATGGTGAACACGAAACCGAAGACGCCACTCAGGAAACTGGCGAGAACGGTGAGCGTCGCCGCCCTCCCCGTCGTGCTGCCGCTCCCAACTTTGGCGGCAACGAGGCCACACCGAATGCCGACTCGGACGGCGCAACCCCGGCTGCCACCCCGGCCCGGAGGAGAGGCGGTACTGCAATTGAGGGTGCCAAGAACGACAGCGGGGCCGAGAAGACAGAGGGCAAGAGAGCCCGGGGCAGAAAGCAGGTCAAAGACAAGGCTGGTCAAGATGCCAAGGGCATAAAACCCGCACCGTCAACACAAACCCCGGTGCCGCTTCCGCCACCTGTGCCGAGCAACAAGGGCGGTCGATCACGGGCCAACTCCAAGGCTCAGGGCCCCGAGTGGGCTTCCCCCCAGACCCCTGTCGACATTGCTGCCCGGCCCCCGGGACACTTTGAGGCGCCTCCCGGGGGCATGCAACCGCCCCTGGCCCCCGTTCAGCAGCCACCGCTGTCAAGCCCCGAGAGGGCAATGGGCCCGATGCAGTCGACCATGTCCGAGGTCATGGCAGCACCGTCCCTCCGGCCAGAGCCGCCGCTGTCCCAGACGTCAGTCCCCACATTCGACATCCCTCAGCCAGCCGGGCCCGATCGCACTCGTACCCCACAGCAGGCGTCGAGCTACTGGAGCGTTTCAGAGTCAAACGACTTCCCCGGTCTGCTGCGGGCTTTTGGCACCGACTGGAACGCCATTGCTGCCCATATGCAAACTAAGACAGCCACCATG GTCAAAAACTTTTATATGCGTCAGACCAAGGAGGGTGGCAGGAGGGAGACCAATGTGGACTGGGAGCACATTGCTACCGAAGCCGACGCCAAGCTTCGTCGCGGGGAGAAGCGTCCTGCTCCGCCGACACCAACCCAAGGACCCCGGAAGAGATATGATGTACCGACGGGACACCGGCCCCTGGCTGCTGCCGAACCCGAGGAGCACACGCCTACCAAGATTGAGCCGATGCCGGCGAACAACCACTTTACGCGCTTCCAAATACCGATCGCACAGGCCGCTCCCGTGTCACATCCGATGGCTCAAACTACCCAGCCTGTCATGTCAGCACCGCTGACTTCATCGGCCGCCGTGCAACAGCAAGCCCCACCCACCGGACCAGTTGTCACACAGGCCATGTCACCGcatcttcaccctctccgaCCACCGGCCCCGCCATTTCCctttcagcagcagcagcagcagcagcagcagcagcagcagcaggagagggaACCCGAgccgacgccgccgccagtgTTGTCTCAGCATCCGCACCCGCACCCGCACCCACACCCGCAGCAGccccaaccacagcaacagcagccgtCTCAGATGCCCCGGCAAACTCCGCAGGCCGTGCCGATTTCCCAGAAGGCCCCTGTGTCTGCTGCCCCGATTGTGCCCGTGTCAGATGCTGTGCCTCCACCGGCAGGCTGGCCATCGTCCAGCACCTTCTCACTGCTGGGGCAGCCCAAGGACAGTCGCGACGGCCGCCATGCTGCTGAGAGAGAACGTCAACCCATGGGTCTTGGTCAGCGTGAGCCACCACGGCAAGCAGAGCGGGCGCCACCGTTGCGCATGAAGCAGGATCCtgatcaacctcctcacaccCCAGAGGCTTACCCGGCATACCAGCCGCCACGCACTGCTCCACCTCGGAGCGAACCAATCCCGCTGGCAAGGCAGCCAGAACCACCACATCGTGTCACACCAGCTGCCGCCATGTATGGACCCAGCACTCAGGGCCAGCCCATGCGAGGACTTCTCAACGACCCAGTGCCTACCCAGCAAGCACCTTCTGTGGGGTCGGGCATGGAGAGGCCGCTGTCAACAGCCCAGAGACCGGCGGCGGTGTCGATGCAGGAGCACTTTGCGCCTATTccagcttctgctcctccggttcctccaccacagccTGCGCCAGCCGCCCCGCGACCACCAGAGCCACGCAAGACCAGCAACCTCAACTTCCTGCTCAACGATGACCCTCCACCCGCCCCAAAGCGTATCGCCGACGTGTCGTCCATGGGCGTGAAGCCGAGCTCAACGCCACCACCTCAGCCGATGGCTGCTCGCCAGCCGCCTCCCCCAACATCAGCTCCGGCGCCgccaagaagagaggaggctGGTTACCCATATGCTCGCaacccaccgccctcgcACCAaggtcctcctccctcggctATCCCCCCGCTGAAGCCGAGCTACCCTGCACAGTCGCCGCGGTCTGGACATTCACGGGCGCCGAGTGCCAACATTGTTCCCTCCATGGACCCTGCTCTGGAGCCATCACGAGCGGAATATTATCCACGCCACTATGCTCAGCATCAGCCAAGTGCAACTAATTCTCCTCAGTCACACACGGCTCATCATTATGGTCAGACTCCTGCTCAGCATCCCCAGCTTTCACAGCAGATGCCTCAACATCAGCAtgctcagcaacagccaccgcAGCCGCCACAGCCGCAACAGCACTCGCAACAGGCTCAGATGGCGTATCCACCACAGGGCTATCAGGGATATCCCGTCAGCCAAGCGCacgctccctctcctacaCCTCAATATGCTCCTCATCCCGGCATGGCGGTAAGGAGGGAGCCACAGCCCCAAACCGGACGCGAATCTTGGTCGCAGCCCCCGCAAGTATCAAGTagccaacagcaacagatgattcagcaggagcagcaggagcggGAGCGACAGCGCCAGCAGATgctccaacagcagcagcatgcccATGGCCATCAGattcctcagcagcctccccagcaacaccagccaCCCAGCAACTGGCCGCCATCTCAACAAGGGACCCCGCAAAAGCCGAGCCAGCCTGTTCCCGCGCACACGGCTTGGGGAGTTCAGCATGGTGTACAGGCCAAGCCACCTGTCACCAGCTCGGTAccgtcgcagcagcagcatgctTGGGCACCAACAGGctctcatcagcaacaaccccagccgTTCAACCTGAGGGAGAGTCGTGGTCCTCCTGTATATCCCCACGAAACGCAGAGCCCAACGGCCGGCAttgtccatcatcaacaccagggCTCAATTGGAAGCGGTAGGTacgcccaaccccaacaagaTGCAAGACGAGAGCCTGgtccaccaacccagccattCCCTCGGTACGCCACTCCCGGCCCCGGCCAGACTAGAGATCCCGGCGCTAGGAGTTACACCCCTGTGAACTCGTTTGATCCTCGtggcccgccgccgccgcaggcATATGGTCAGCCGGATATGAGGGACGCTCACATGCGAGAGGCACAATTTGGCAGAGATCCCAGGGAGATGGGCAGGGACCCAAGGGAGATGGCCAGAGACCCTAGGGAGATGGGAAGAGATCCCAGGGAAATGGGACGTGATCCGAGAGAGATGGGCAGGGATCCTAGGGACATTGCGAGGGAGCAAGCGCAGGCCCAGGCTCAAGCTCAGCATCATGCTCAGGTGCAGGCTCAGGGACCGCCCCGCGGCCCGGTTCAAGGTCAGGGGACGACACAGGCGCAGGCCCAGCTTCAGGCGCAGCAGAGGATACTGAGACCGCAGGAGGGGTATGATCGGCCTCCTCGAAGGGAGGGTTATTGA
- a CDS encoding hypothetical protein (EggNog:ENOG503NYDR; COG:V) — MKAYVTILADFLEPNKSRLLRPEWQAVLFGGCLTPESKKVLNESLKGEGRDWMVGWVNPVEGGAEYDWSPAGLVTAEPGTTGNGGRKRGFVQWGGAFNLAWLIDREAGVCGVFATQIVQPGDLQVRSLIKEFEEVIYSKL; from the exons aTGAAGGCCTATGTCACCATCCTCGCTGACTTTCTGGAGCCAAATAAGAGCAGGTTGCTGAGGCCGGAGTGGCAggcggtgttgtttggggggtgtTTGACACCCGAGAGCAAAAAGGTCTTGAATGAGAGTCtaaagggggagggaagggattggatggtggggtgggtCAACCctgtggaggggggagcagaGTACGATTGGAGTCCTGCTGGGTTGGTTACCGCTGAGCCTGGGACGACGGGTAatggagggaggaaaagggggtttgttcAGTGGGGTGGGGCTTTTAATCTTGCTTGG CTCATCGACCGGGAGGCGGGCGTGTGCGGTGTTTTCGCCACGCAGATTGTCCAGCCGGGGGATTTGCAAGTTAGGTCGTTGATCAAGGAGTTTGAAGAGGTGATTTACTCCAAGTTGTAA
- a CDS encoding hypothetical protein (MEROPS:MER0006204; EggNog:ENOG503NYDR; COG:V), with the protein MTPEFESTVQKAIENDVLPGAVMLVRSKDGKLNYTHSLGPLSLSPSSSPANSPLQPDSILAMASTTKLLTSIAVLQQVQSGKVALATDISPHLPELAAQPVLSGFTPDGQPILSPRTEPILLKHLLTHSSGCSYTWNNPDVVTYLTTITNKTVPVPLTPVGGSTVPERCSYPLSFQPGKGWVYGSGLDWAGLLVERLSGVKLEVYLQDNILSVLGIKRGEITFYPARYDALDGRRAE; encoded by the exons atGACACCCGAATTTGAGTCCACCGTTCAAAAGGCCATTGAGAATGACGTCCTCCCCGGTGCGGTGATGCTCGTCAGGTCAAAAGATG GAAAACTCAACTACACCCACTCCCTCGGCCCCTtgtccctctccccttcttccagtcCAGCAAACAGCCCCCTCCAACCAGACAGCATCCTCGCCATGGCCTCCACAACCAAACTCCTCACCTCCATCGCGGTCCTGCAGCAGGTCCAATCAGGGAAAGTAGCCCTCGCGACTGACAtctccccccacctcccgGAACTGGCCGCCCAACCTGTTTTGAGCGGGTTCACCCCCGACGGACAACCAATTCTGTCTCCACGAACAGAACCGATACTGTTAAAACACCTCCTGACCCACTCGTCAGGCTGCTCCTACACCTGGAACAACCCCGACGTGGTGAcctacctcaccaccatcaccaacaagaccgtccccgtccccttgACCCCGGTCGGGGGAAGTACAGTGCCCGAGCGGTGCTCTTACCCGTTGTCGTTCCAACCCGGAAAGGGATGGGTCTACGGCTCGGGACTGGACTGGGCGGGTTTGTTGGTGGAAAGGCTCTCTGGTGTCAAGCTGGAGGTTTACCTGCAGGATAATATCCTGTCAGTGTTGGGGATCAAAAGGGGGGAGATCACCTTTTATCCTGCTCGGTACGACGCCCTCGACGGACGCCGAGCGG AATGA